The following coding sequences lie in one Chanos chanos chromosome 4, fChaCha1.1, whole genome shotgun sequence genomic window:
- the calm2a gene encoding calmodulin 2a (phosphorylase kinase, delta): MADQLTEEQIAEFKEAFSLFDKDGDGTITTKELGTVMRSLGQNPTEAELQDMINEVDADGNGTIDFPEFLTMMARKMKDTDSEEEIREAFRVFDKDGNGYISAAELRHVMTNLGEKLTDEEVDEMIREADIDGDGQVNYEEFVQMMTAK; encoded by the exons ATG GCTGATCAACTAACAGAGGAGCAGATTGCCG AATTCAAAGAGGCTTTCTCACTGTTTGACAAGGATGGTGATGGCACTATTACCACCAAAGAGCTTGGTACAGTCATGCGGTCACTGGGCCAGAACCCCACGGAGGCTGAGCTTCAGGACATGATCAATGAAGTGGACGCTGATG GAAATGGGACGATAGACTTTCCTGAGTTTCTTACCATGATGGCCAGGAAGATGAAGGACACGGACAGCGAAGAGGAGATCAGAGAAGCGTTCCGTGTCTTTGATAAG GACGGTAACGGCTACATCAGCGCCGCCGAGTTGCGTCACGTCATGACAAACCTTGGGGAGAAGCTAACCGATGAGGAAGTGGATGAGATGATCAGAGAAGCTGACATCGATGGAGATGGTCAGGTGAACTATGAAG AGTTTGTACAGATGATGACGGCGAAGTGA
- the stpg4 gene encoding protein STPG4: protein MARKIRVTKSKSIPCEDNKTTKKNCEKVDPSDRGGWWKNTIKDTPIPGTYHIRDFIEEAGLNPIHRTYCFRALGRNAPLQHSRKGDMLLPGAYSFTDSTQKALQHQAYYSFKNCPRPDNYTLGVRDKDIDLSPCHYDVTEKPVPKLPCKHMTFRSAVQRFSFPPREGPAPGQYNLKDSSSKSITSCFKSAVPRFYNVQSRTPGPGMYEPWLKSYYLDTEVELNRTYGLLFRNYF from the exons ATGGCAAGAAAAATTCGCGTCACGAAGTCAAAGAGCATTCCTTGCGAGGATAACAAAACAACGAAAAAG AACTGTGAGAAAGTGGATCCGTCTGACAGAGGCGGCTGGTGGAAAAACACTATAAAA GATACCCCTATCCCTGGAACTTACCACATTCGAGACTTTATCGAAGAGGCAGGCCTCAACCCTATCCACAGGACATATTGTTTTCGAGCTTTAGGTCGTAATGCCCCTTTACAACATTCACGTAAGGGGGATATGCTGCTCCCAGGAGCTTACTCCTTCACTGATTCCACTCAAAAAGCTCTCCAGCACCAGGCGTACTACTCCTTCAAAAACTGCCCTAGACCCGACAACTACACTCTGGGCGTTCGGGACAAG GATATCGACCTCTCGCCATGTCATTACGATGTAACCGAGAAGCCAGTGCCCAAACTACCCTGCAA ACACATGACGTTCCGTTCAGCCGTGCAGCGGTTCAGCTTTCCTCCG AGGGAAGGCCCTGCTCCTGGACAGTACAACTTGAAAGACAGCTCATCCAAAAgcatcacttcctgttttaagTCCGCCGTGCCTCGTTTTTACAATGTGCAGTCT AGGACTCCGGGTCCGGGCATGTATGAGCCGTGGCTGAAGAGTTACTACCTCGACACCGAGGTCGAACTGAACCGCACCTACGGCCTCCTCTTCCGCAACTATTTCTAA